The Arachis ipaensis cultivar K30076 chromosome B10, Araip1.1, whole genome shotgun sequence DNA window ACAGTGAGGGAAACTACCATAAAATTGAAACATGTTTTATAACATAGATAAAGTGCAACTTACCAGATTACTTCTCTTCGATGCTGAATCTTCTCTATGATAAAGTGCCATAGATAGTTCTTGCGAATGGTACTCATCGGAAGCATCAAATGAATCTGGGCGATCAAACCTATTCCACGGATTCTGCATTGAAATCTTAGATAAGTCAAGTAGGTCGCTGCCCCTAGAGTTGGTGCGCCTCCCAGAAGACTCCTTACTTTCCTGGTTTCTGTTATCCAAATTATTCCTTGATTTTAGTGTAGAAGTTTCTGACAGGTTGAAAATATGTCCTCTCGAAATAGTTCGACAGTGGGATCGAATTGAAGTGTCATCTTTACGACTTTTTGCCCATGCAAAGCCACTTGATGATGAAACTTGTAATGGCCCAGAAAAGGGAATATCTTCTTGAGATGAATTCTTCATATGGGAAGCATCTTCAAGTTTACCACTAGCTGGCTTTTGTTCCTCCTCACCTGTGTTAGCCTTTTGTTCTTGAAGGATGGAAACAGATCTACCATTGACCTTTTGGGAAGCTTGAGTTTGACTTGCCAAATCCTATAATAGCAATGCTAAGTcagaattaatttaactaccagACCTTTCCTGCAATCAATGTGTATTTAAGAAGAAACATAATAACGTAAGAAATCAAGAAATACCTCTGCTGGAGTTAGTTTATTGAATCCAAGGGACTTTCTTGATGGCTTTCTTTTTTCAGTTCCACGAGCTCGTCCAGTGACCTTTTTCCTGAAAGTTCATCACAATATGATTTCATTATTAAAACATATACAAATAATGCTCAAAGGGAATGGAAATCGCAAAGCATGAACTTTGTTCGATGTATCTGCTGATATCCAAGCACTGTAGCAGACTTGATCAAAGTGAAATGCACATGCAGATATTCTCGTATACCATATAAGAGATAATCCAgaagcattagaggaaatatgaTCAACTAAACCATTGTTTACCAATAACTATAATGAAGATCAGTGATCAGTTCTCACCTTGACTCCTCTCTGTGTTTTGCATCAATTTCCTTGCTAGGCGGGTACGTCGGCAAGCTTGATGGCTCACATGCATGAGGTTTTGTTTTGAAATACTGAAAGTAGTAGAAGAATTTGAAATCATCTTTCCAAAAATTAGTGTCATAAACACAGTAGATGCATAATGAATAGTTTTATATTTAGGACTAACAGCAGGGAAAAAAGATAACGTGTGCAGATAAAACAAAAAAGTTCAGACAATCAATAAACCAGGAAtttccaacaaaaataaaatcaggCTACCTCTGATGAGAGAGCAGATGCGGCAGTCCCACGCTTGTATGGTTCAACGGAAAGAAGAGTTTGCAGCAGATTTACACTGGAAGAAGGCAAATCTTTAAAGGACTGTCGGAGGCAACTATCATATGCTTGTTGTGGCTTAAACAAAGTCGCATGAGGAAGTCTGGTCTTTTTCCAGTATTCATCAGGCGGGGAGCCACAAAGCTTGAAGATTTTGTGCAATTGTTCAACCTGTATGTGTAACGATGACAATGTGTAAGATTCTCAGAAGAACAGTTCAAACATAGCTTGGGAATTGTCAATCATAATTGATtcattttattaaacttaatatgcTTAGCATTCATCtcattttattaaacttaatatgaTCAGCATTCATCTGACCCAACTTATATTTGATCAGATCCAATCCAATATTTCTCTTTAATTGCCCTACATTATTTATAAGCATCAATCAATGAGATCAATGATGCAACCAAACAAGCTTTATACCAAAGATGTCCAATACCAAAGCTGCTAGATATCATGAAGttatggtaaaaaaataaaaaaaaaataaagtacctAACCATCAAGTAACTTCTATAAAAAAATAATGGTCTTTAGGCCAAAAGAGAATATTTACAACTTTGTGAACTGATGAAATCTTATAGCCCCTTGCTGGCAATACTTCTTTGCACTTGTAAAAGTAGGTCCAAAATGTTAAAAGGAATCTTATCGGACAAACTCAAGCATTCTTACCTTGAGGGTTGAGGGGTTGtcatattgttgttgttgtttttgttttatATCTTTTTATACAATGGCTGAATGGTAAAACTGATGTAAGCTTTTAAGTTTAACAAAGAATCCATTCTATTAAGTTTGCCATCTTCTAGTAACATCTATCAACATAGCGACACTGCTATACTATGCATCATTATAAAATGGGAATTCACATATTTTGAAAGAGCTTGGTACCTCTGTTCTCCCCTGAAGTATAGGTTTCCCAACAAGTAGCTCAGCGAAAACGCAGCCAACACTCCAGAGATCAACAGAAGGGCCATAATCCGTTGAACCCAGCAAAAGCTCCGGCGGCCGATACCACAAAGTGACAACTCGACTGGTGAGGGGATGCCTGTAGGCAGAACTGGAGAAGTTGGCCAATCCAAAATCAGCCACCTTGAGTATCCCTTCATTATTCACCAGAAGATTGGATCCCTTGATATCCCGGTGCATGACACCCCTGGAATGGCAATGCTGGAGACCAGACAACAACTGCTTCATATAGCACTTAATCTGCACACCAAAAATAACCTCCTCCGTCAAACAACTGTAACTACTAAACCTTAGCTACACAATTGTAAATCACATCATAGTATCATCAATTGCTGCAGAATGCAGCTGATTCTGTTAATGCTacaaagaaattacaatgagaaattCACAATTAGGAAAAAGCAGACCTGAGGTTCGGTAAATTTGACCTGAGGACTTGACAAGAGGCCCGTGATGTCATGCTCCATGTACTCAAAAACAAGGTATATGCTGCATGATAACCTGGAAGTGATCAAGCCCTGCAGCTTTATGATGTTGGGATGATGAAGCCTCCTCAGAATGGTTATCTCCCGCGCCATAAACCGAACACTCTCCGGCTCGAAATTGTCGAACCGGACCTTCTTTAACGCCACTATCTTCCCCGTCTCAAGCTCCCTCGCCCTGAACACGCTGCTATAAGTACCCTGACCAATCTATTCACCAAAAAAAAGCTCAACATTCAAATTTCAGGATAATAAACCATAATTGAGGCCAGTTTTGTATGTTATCATGTGTGGACCTTCTCGAGTTTCTCGAATGCGTCGGCGCGGAGGGGAATCCAGCCGTGGATGGCTTCTCCGGCGACGGCGCTTAGCCAGGCAGGCCAACCGGCGGCGACGTGCTCTCCCTCGACGTACTTGTGGAGGTTTCCGAGCCTGAAGCTGAGGGATTCGCAGGCAGTAGAACTGGTCCTACCTGACTCGCCCAACTCACTCCGAGTCAGAACAGACGAGTCAGTCCTCTCGTTGTTCTTGTTGTTGGTGTCGGAAAAGTCGGCGGCATTGGGGCGGAAGGCCCCGGAGTGGTCGATGGCAGGCGTGACGGAGACCGCCTGCTTGGAGCTGACGCATCCCATAAGGAATTCCGGTCGGGTCGGGTCTGGTTCTGGTTCActcagaagaagaagaatgtaGACTTTTTTTTGTTGTGTGTTTACTTAATTGACACCGCCTTGTGCGACAATTGcggtagagaagagagaacccCCTCTTTATAAAAGgcgaaaactcaggtgcagtccaCTTTACGAAAGTTGATGCCtcaaaattattagataatttaattaatttgactaaatttttatttaacaattctCAAATATTAATTTCATGTGAAATCAACTTCACCTGAAATAAAAATCCTACGCTTTTAATTTccatatttataaaataaataaataaataccatTTCTATTTGTTTTATTAGATTGGGTAAATATCGTTAGAGTTGGAAAGGAGCGAAATCAGCGGAGACATAGAAGAATAATGGGAGCACAATTTGCATGGCGGCAGAGGCAGCAGCACCATTGCTATTTTACAATTAAAAACTCCTAACCTCCATTTTGCAAAACCGCGTGCCACCTCACCCATTATCTAATATGTTTGACCAAAAACAATATcacaattattattatatatatacatctaAGTTTGACTAAAGTCAGTAATAAAAGCATTTTAAAATGTTTGTATTTTgtataatcaaaataaattaatcgaaaacaatattaaataaaataaattctgacattttttttactttcttaAGTTATGATCTCTGTATTTGGTTTCATTTGCAATGTTCACTAAccatgaatttaaaatttgaatgtgTTTCTGTTCATACTTCATACACCACCCTTTCCTTTACGAGGCGAGCACAGGTAGCGGATATTTGATTACTCGTCTAAACTCCAAACTTGAATTGAattaattaaattggttctgaaattTACGGGTAATCGGATTTAACTCGAACCAAACCAATGATtattgttagtgattggttcggatATCGATTTTGGGGGTGCGGAATCCGAACTAACCCGCGaatccgatcatatattaattaaataaagaaaaataaaaatatatatataacttttccattagacaatgattattcattattaatatgtttggattttaatgagtttagttttttaatgtatttagtgtttaacatgtttggattatttctattgatattACATGTTTATTATACTTGTTgaaattttaagataaaaatttggttttttttttatgaatttcaaaatcatcgggtacccaattatcCGAACCGAATCAATCCGttcttaattggtttggtttggttcggatataTTTACAAAAAAATGCAAATCCGAACCAAACTGAACCAATTATATTTGATCGATTCGAttctaattttattataaatccaaaccaaaccgacccgtgctcacccTAGTTTCCTGCCACCTAAGATATAGATTAATAGCTACACTTTGTCATTGTAATTATGTCAGTGatataacaaattaaatatattttcattttcatttttgttcaTCTTTTAATGTTCTAATTTAACCAAAATATTTTAAAGTTATGTACCCAAAAGGTGACATGGGATTGGCACGCGAAGGAGGGTACACAATGCAAACTAAAGAAGCATGGCACAAATTAAACAAGACAATATATATAGTAATGTCACCTACAGAATCAAACAACACCACAACACTTTACAATTATTTTGCAGTAAGCTCATGCATCTTGATCGTGACATATCTTATATATTCTTTTTATAAACAATAAACTACTAAAATCGTACTCGAAATTTtactatattaataaaaataatccaaaaaaaaaatattgacgaCGAATAgatcaattttttttctaaattttttacaTATACTTTCTAACTATTTATTCAAATTCACAAGTTATTtactaattaaatataaaagttcTTTGctgttataaaaaaatattatatttttttgtcaTGCTTTTTAAATCATTGAATTATTTGTTGCTTGTATTGTTTagaattatttatattataagaaTGAGCTTTTGATTGTTATTTTTGATAGTTTAACTGTTTACTAATTAAATACACCTTACTATAAACTAATAATGCCACCTTTAGCAGTTAAAAAAAATGGTACAAAGTATATGAAAAATTTCAAGTGTATCAGGAAACACCGGTattccagttgttttaaccgttgattttaattaatatatattatatatattttttataattcaaatcaacggttaaaataactggaaCATCGGTATTTTCAGTACACCTGAAACTCTTCCCAAAGTATATATGTATTGGGGTAATATTTATATAGATgttaaagaaagaaaaggaaaaggcaaaatAAAAGGGAAAGGGTCATGGTGAGGTATGGATCACATTTCCCTTTCTAGATCTTCTTTTATAACCTCTCCACTCCAacttgggtttatggtttaatttCTCCCCACCTCTGACAtttttctctttactttcatCACTCTTGTGGCCCATGCATTATtattgaatttgattttgaaagcTAAAAATAATAATGGGACAAGCATCTCTATgctttatatttttcttcaattcttgGTTTGCCACTACTCTACAATGAGAGAGAGAATACATATTATATAGTAGTCTAATTCTCCCATGAATGATGTTGAAATAAATacgtgatttaatttatttttaatgtgtatttatatttcaatatgtattttatatttataactgACGTTGGTGGTAGGGTCGTCAAAATTAGCCAAACTTATCGCGTCAACCCATTTAATCATTTAAATAGGCGGActttgtttataaaattaaacCCGTTTAAATTTTAGGCTAAACGGACTGAGCCCGATTAACCCCAAAAAAATGACTGGTTAAACGAGCTAGCCCACAGGCTAAACAGGTGgcccatttatttttttttacatttttcaaaaaaaagtagTACTTTTAGCCGATATTTCTTCTGATCCGAACTGAAAATCCGACCcatcaaataaaaaatagtattgtTTAAAGATTTTTGACCTAAAAGtgatattttttgtcaaaatattttttaaaaaataaaataaaaaataaacgggCTGGCCCGTTTAACCCATCAAACTGACCATAACAGTCCGGGCTGAAAAATTATGATTCGCAAATAAAGCAAGCTTAAACGGTTAACCTATTTAATCCACGAACTTAACAGACCAAACTTAAATAAGTCAGACTAACCCATTTAACAGCCTTAGTTAatggctgattttagtatacacgtaatataaatatataatcatGTTAAAATTGACCATGTGCTTATGGTTACGAGGTTATTTCACTTTCTTGTAGAGAAAGTTTTTCGGAGAGTGGGTACAAAAAGGATATTGAACATATTGATTAGGGTTGAAATAAAGGAATCAAGCCTCTAAAATAAATGAATTAGTAAAGTAAGACaatatatatgataattattagttgaaataaaacataaaaagaatatttacttatttatttctttatttttgcggatacgcggatatgcAGTTAGCAACACAAAATCCGCAATTCGATCCGATTAGTGTGTAGATctgatctgatccgatccgaaaGCATTGCGGATTAGATCCATATTCGCAATTTTTGGATCAAATTCTGATAAataccgcggatatgcggatcgaaTCCGATCCATGAACCACCTATCAATATGAGCTGCTATTTTTAATTCAAAGTACATCACCTCATTATCTTTTCTCCCCTTTTGTAGGAGAAAAAGCTATTTTGTTTTTACTAATAATGGCTGTAATTATTATTGTTCATACTGACTTTCCATTCAAATGACGTACCAGTTTCACAACCaatatgcttttatttttattttttttttgtgactaaccAATATGCTTTAATTAAGATGTTAATTTCTGTTTCTAATTAAAAAGTCAAAGTGTTTCAATATATTCATGGATTTATCAAAATTTCGCTAATAGAACCAATAAAATAGTTTATTATTTAACTTATCCATAACTGATGCCCttaattataatatttattagCAAGGCTCAAACTTTAGTTAGATAATAATACGTTTAAGCATGTTGCAATTAGAGCAACTCCAATGTTAACTTCTGACATATGGAGACTTAATTACCATTGGAGTGAAAAGGAAAAGAGGGCTCTTCACGGGAATCAAGATTGAGAATCCCTCTAAACAGGGACTTGCAACAACCAATAAAATCATGTCATGTggtaagttaataaaaaaaataaaaaatatattaaatatatatattaaatacttatatatctatttaattaattatttatattaattatttaataatttattaattttaattacttaattaattaattaggtgGGACCACAATAGAGATTAAAGTTAGTTCcttctaatggagaagagagaaatTTTTTGAGTTCTTATTTATTGGTTATGACGCAAAATCTGATATGGAGTCACTTTTTAGATGAATCATAAATAAGGACTGAAATGAGTTTCCTACTTGGAGATGGTCTTATAGCCAACTCGAGTGAAATTAAGGAGGATGACAGAATGATTTAAGGCCAAAATCTCTGTCTTAAACTAATTGAGTACTATCTCTTCTTTCAGCAAGCTAGCAGAAAAAAGCTTCAATTATGTAGTGCCATTAATTATTCGCAACAATCATATATTCAATTATCACAAAGTATGTCAAATTGGGCCTATTATTGAAGCAGGTCAAAATAATCTGATATTTTGAcacattattttttaaaagacAGAGAGATTTGAACTCGTAATCTCTAAATAGGTATAGAAAATTAttccatttgagttataactcattggcattattatttgaatttacaCTCATATTTACaagtatttatacataaaaatatataatttgcaactatatttatcaaaatttgcACATATGAATCAATATAATTTGTATTAATTTGCATATATAATTTTAGACTAACACTTGACACATAACTAATAATTTCGTATTTATGATAATCAAACGATGACTAAAATTGTAAAATATTGATGGTCACATAGAGTTTctctattattataatttattaccATATAcagtttttattaaaaataaccaAATAATTCGGCTGatgtttttttatatgaaaaaaatattggtATTTTTGTTGGAAATAGAATTATTTGTTATAATTACAAGTAGGTGGATTTTATAGGTGAAAAGACAACACGTGAAGGGCGTATTGCAACACGTGGAGAGTATGTTGAACACGTAGCAACATTCTGACCAACACGTGGAGACGTATTGAATAATTTCTAAATACTGTAATACATTTCAAATGTCAATATTCAACCAAAATACCATCTCCAtttctatattaaaaataattttatgaaatAATTCACCCAAAATAATAGAACGAAAGAAATGGAAACAAAATCCTTGCTCTAAATTAAATTCAATATAATATCATATGCGTTTAATATATAATCGGAATTGGAGTTGCATAATATaacattattaattgcaattaatatggtgctttttttttttcaagattaCAGTAGATTGCGGCAGTTTTAAATTGTTGTAAAGTTCAGCTAAAGAAAAGAACACATTTTAGCTGTGATAGCAACCGCTGTTAGGGGTGttatcggttcggtttggtttggttttagaCCAAAAACCAACCGAACTGATTTATTCGGTTTTTACATAATATCAACTAATCGGTTTGTTGTTTGCACAACAACCGAACCGAACAAAAAACGATTTGGTTCGGTCGGTTTTTCGGTTTTTAAATTCTAACtaatagaaaattaattttagtaaaaTGATGTTCAAAACAATCAATAAACTGAAATAATattacattacattcaaatttAACACAATTTCAACTCATTTCAACAACTAAAGATAAAACAAACACATTTGTTAAGTTTAAAATTTTCATTTCAATGTATTACTAAACCACTTTTGCGGTTTGATTCGGTTCGGTTTTTACTGAGCCAACCGAAAACTGAACCAAACCGATCggtttacttaaaaaaaaaaaccgattttttttaatttttattcggTTGTTATAAATTTCGGTTTGATTCGGTAACTTACACCCTAACGCTGCAATCTGGAAGGAGTAAACAAATTACATTGCCATAAAGTTTAGGGCACCTTTTTCAGAATTTGTCATGTGGGGTGACATGTGCCATCAGTGATTTTCATTTTGTGATTGTGGATCCTCCTCGAAAACCCCTTTTCCACCGTTTGCTCCTAANNNNNNNNNNNNNNNNNNNNNNNNNNNNNNNNNNNNNNNNNNNNNNNNNNNNNNNNNNNNNNNNNNNNNNNNNNNNNNNNNNNNNNNNNNNNNNNNNNNNNNNNNNNNNNNNNNNNNNNNNNNNNNNNNNNNNNNNNNNNNNNNNNNNNNNNNNNNNNNNNNNNNNNNNNNNNNNNNNNNNNNNNNNNNNNNNNTGATaagatataattataattataattattactgCCTCCTATGACCTAATCAAGATATTTGTACTTATTTAGATTTTAGCATGCATGAACAATAACCACTCAAAAGCAA harbors:
- the LOC107622695 gene encoding probable serine/threonine-protein kinase At1g54610, yielding MGCVSSKQAVSVTPAIDHSGAFRPNAADFSDTNNKNNERTDSSVLTRSELGESGRTSSTACESLSFRLGNLHKYVEGEHVAAGWPAWLSAVAGEAIHGWIPLRADAFEKLEKIGQGTYSSVFRARELETGKIVALKKVRFDNFEPESVRFMAREITILRRLHHPNIIKLQGLITSRLSCSIYLVFEYMEHDITGLLSSPQVKFTEPQIKCYMKQLLSGLQHCHSRGVMHRDIKGSNLLVNNEGILKVADFGLANFSSSAYRHPLTSRVVTLWYRPPELLLGSTDYGPSVDLWSVGCVFAELLVGKPILQGRTEVEQLHKIFKLCGSPPDEYWKKTRLPHATLFKPQQAYDSCLRQSFKDLPSSSVNLLQTLLSVEPYKRGTAASALSSEYFKTKPHACEPSSLPTYPPSKEIDAKHREESRKKVTGRARGTEKRKPSRKSLGFNKLTPAEDLASQTQASQKVNGRSVSILQEQKANTGEEEQKPASGKLEDASHMKNSSQEDIPFSGPLQVSSSSGFAWAKSRKDDTSIRSHCRTISRGHIFNLSETSTLKSRNNLDNRNQESKESSGRRTNSRGSDLLDLSKISMQNPWNRFDRPDSFDASDEYHSQELSMALYHREDSASKRSNLSFQDQGEKVEYSGPLLSQMHTVDELLEKHERHIRRTVRRSWFQRAKKHGK